A window of the Microtus pennsylvanicus isolate mMicPen1 chromosome 4, mMicPen1.hap1, whole genome shotgun sequence genome harbors these coding sequences:
- the Msantd7 gene encoding zinc finger and SCAN domain containing 29: MATTNSSAGIRWSRQETRTLLSILGEAEYIQRLQTMHHNADVYQAVSKWMQQEGFRRTERQCRSKFKVLKALYLKAYVAHATSIGDPPHCPFYETLDQLLRNQRVTDLDNLMEAASWAKHCNQDLVASVTAGEEGTSLQKAKRTQEAGHQRILQTVKESDEDCQLRICDRIPEASDLEDSWDDSSGAGCSQGTPSYSSSHHLFRGAVAPCQSSPVTRLSVSRESSPCTSTSRNPLGAASTAQPPGASSRVAFISSGDRPLTSEPPPPWARRRRRSVARTIAAELAENRRLARELSKREEEKLDRLIAIGEEASAQQDTANELRREAVIAARRLVTAVEEATGAFQLGLEKLLQRLISNTKS, encoded by the exons ATGGCCACCACCAATAGCAGTGCGGGCATCCGTTGGTCCAGACAGGAGACACGAACTCTTCTCTCCATACTAGGCGAGGCAGAGTACATCCAGCGCCTCCAGACTATGCATCATAATGCAGATGTCTATCAGGCCGTGTCTAAGTGGATGCAGCAGGAAGGCTTCCGCCGCACCGAACGCCAGTGCCGCTCCAAGTTTAAAGTTCTGAAGGCATTATATTTAAAGGCCTATGTTGCCCATGCCACAAGTATAGGGGATCCCCCACACTGTCCGTTTTATGAAACGTTGGACCAGCTTCTTCGAAATCAGAGAGTGACGGACCTAGACAACTTAATGGAGGCTGCTTCTTGGGCCAAGCACTGTAATCAGGATTTAGTGGCCTCTGTCACTGCAGGAGAAGAGGGAACCAGCTTGCAGAAAGCAAAAAGGACACAGGAAGCTGGTCATCAGCGTATTTTGCAAACAGTTAAGGAATCAGATGAGGATTGTCAGCTGAGAATCTGTGACCGGATACCAGAAGCCAGTGACCTTGAGGACTCCTGGGATGATTCCTCGGGTGCAG GGTGCTCTCAAGGGACCCCCAGCTACAGCAGCTCCCACCACCTTTTCAGAGGTGCAGTTGCTCCCTGTCAGAGCAGCCCCGTGACCAGACTGAGTGTGTCGAGGGAATCCAGTCCCTGTACCAGCACCAGCCGAAACCCTCTTGGGGCAGCCTCCACAGCACAGCCTCCAGGTGCTTCTTCCAGAGTTGCTTTTATCTCTAGTGGAGACAGACCTCTGACCAGTGAGCCCCCTCCACCGTGGGCGAGGCGAAGAAGGCGCTCAGTGGCCAGGACCATTGCAGCTGAGTTGGCAGAAAACAGGAGACTGGCACGAGAACTCtccaagagagaggaagagaagctgGACAGGCTGATTGCTATTGGGGAGGAGGCCAGTGCCCAGCAAGACACCGCTAATGAGTTGCGCAGGGAGGCCGTCATCGCCGCCAGACGCTTGGTGACGGCCGTGGAAGAAGCAACCGGTGCTTTCCAGCTAGGGCTTGAGAAGTTGCTTCAGAGATTGATTTCAAATACCAAAAGCTAG
- the Hspa14 gene encoding heat shock 70 kDa protein 14 isoform X2 codes for MRLPLTEAKLGPTDPQAQKYISESKCSVTEKNGKLRYEIDIGEETKFVNPEDVARLIFSKMKETAHSVLGSDANDVVITVPFDFGEKQKSALGEAAGAAGFNVLRLIHEPSAALLAYGIGQDCPTGKSHVLVFKLGGTSLSLSVMEVNSGMYRVLSTNSNDNVGGAHFTETLAQYLASEFQRVFKHDVRRNARAMMKLINSAEVAKHSLSTLGSANCFVDSLYEGQDFDCNVSRARFELLCSPLFNKCIEAVRELLRQSGFTADDINKVVLCGGSSRIPRLQQLIKDLFPAVELLNSIPPDEVIPIGAAIEAGILVGKESTSVDDSVMIECSAKDILVKGVDESGANRFTVLFPSGTPLPARRQHTLQAPGSISSVCLELYESEGKNSAKEETKFAQVVLQDLDKKENGLRDILAVLTMKRDGSLQVTCTDQETGKCEAITVEVAS; via the exons ATGCGCTTGCCCTTGACTGAGGCGAAGCTGGG CCCTACCGATCCACAAGCTCAGAAATACATCTCGGAAAGTAAATGTTCA gtcACTGAGAAAAATGGGAAATTGCGATACGAAATAGATATTGGGGAGGAAACAAAATTTGTTAATCCGGAAGATGTTGCCAGACTGATATTCAGTAAAATGAAAG AAACAGCACATTCTGTCTTGGGCTCAGATGCAAATGATGTAGTTATTACCGTCCCATTTGATTTTGGAGAAAAGCAAAAATCTGCTCTGGG AGAAGCAGCTGGAGCCGCTGGATTTAATGTGTTGCGACTAATACATGAGCCATCTGCAGCTCTTCTTGCTTATGGGATTGGACAAGACTGCCCCACTGGGAAGAG CCATGTTCTGGTATTTAAGCTTGGAGGAACATCCTTATCCCTCAGCGTCATGGAAGTTAACAGTGGGATGTATCGCGTTCTTTCAACGAACAGCAATGACAATGTAGGGGGTGCACATTTCACAGAAACCTTGGCGCAGTATCTGGCTTCAGAGTTTCAGAG GGTGTTCAAACATGACGTGAGAAGAAATGCCCGAGCCATGATGAAACTGATCAACAGTGCTGAAGTGGCCAAACATTCTTTGTCAACCTTGGGAAGTGCCAATTGTTTCGTAGATTCATTGTATGAAGGTCAAGATTTTGATTGCAATGTGTCCAG AGCAAGGTTTGAGCTGCTTTGTTCTCCACTTTTCAACAAATGTATAGAAGCCGTCCGAGAACTCCTACGTCAGAGTGGATTCACAGCAGATGACATTAACAAG GTTGTGCTGTGTGGTGGCTCTTCAAGAATTCCAAGGCTGCAGCAGCTGATTAAAGATCTCTTCCCAGCTGTGGAGCTTCTCAACTCCATCCCTCCAGATGAGGTCATCCCTATTGGTGCAGCCATTGAAGCTGGGATTCTTGTTGGGAAAGAGAGCACTTCAGTGGATGACTCTGTCATGATAGAGTGTTCAGCCAAGGATATTTTGGTTAAG GGGGTTGATGAATCCGGTGCTAACAGATTCACAGTACTGTTTCCATCCGGGACTCCTCTGCCAGCCCGAAGACAGCACACCCTACAAGCCCCTGGCAGTATATCTTCCGTTTGCCTTGAACTCTATGAGTCTGAGGGGAAGAACTCTGCTAAAGAGGAGACTAAGTTTGCACAG GTTGTGCTTCAGGatttagataaaaaagaaaacgGATTACGTGATATATTAGCTGTTCTTACTATGAAAAG GGATGGATCTTTACAGGTGACATGCACAGACCAAGAGACTGGAAAATGTGAAGCCATCACTGTTGAAGTTGCATCGTAA